A window from Ignavibacteriota bacterium encodes these proteins:
- a CDS encoding DUF4252 domain-containing protein yields the protein MKTLIKSVLITIFFAAINITAQENDYSKYAGYVNFGDLTSLQSDEEVTEILIEEKLLKMVSKFTDEDPELSELVGGLKLIKVNTFAVTPNNSGDLMKRAQSIDKDLMNKKWDRVVKTKSKGNVANVYLKTAGDDEFVGLTVVTVDEGGEAAFVNIVGNINMDALGKLGKKFDIPGLDGIKKEN from the coding sequence ATGAAAACATTAATTAAATCAGTGTTGATTACCATATTTTTTGCAGCAATAAATATTACTGCACAAGAAAACGATTATTCAAAATATGCGGGTTATGTAAATTTTGGTGATTTAACTTCACTTCAAAGCGATGAAGAAGTTACTGAAATTTTGATTGAAGAAAAATTATTGAAAATGGTTTCCAAATTTACGGATGAAGATCCGGAACTTTCTGAATTAGTAGGCGGATTAAAATTAATTAAAGTAAATACATTTGCTGTAACTCCAAATAATTCCGGTGATTTGATGAAACGTGCGCAATCTATTGACAAGGATTTGATGAATAAAAAATGGGATAGAGTTGTTAAAACAAAATCAAAAGGAAACGTTGCAAATGTATATTTGAAAACTGCCGGCGATGATGAATTTGTTGGATTAACCGTTGTAACTGTTGATGAAGGCGGAGAGGCAGCTTTTGTAAATATTGTTGGAAATATTAATATGGACGCTTTGGGAAAATTGGGCAAAAAATTTGATATTCCCGGTTTGGATGGAATTAAGAAAGAAAATTGA
- a CDS encoding sigma-70 family RNA polymerase sigma factor, with product MLTDTKYNFLVQQYKSRIYNYSVYLLKNKMDAEDVTQEVLIRIWKNLGNFNILSAKTWIMKTTHNLCLDYLRKRKSDFSKNPYSIDDVSEFIENKDSENPVLKFENDLQNENIKLQIQELPENLKSVFVLYELQNMKYKEISKSLDIPINSVKVYLLRARKQLQEKLSKFKLQEVA from the coding sequence ATGTTAACTGATACAAAATACAATTTTTTAGTTCAGCAATACAAGAGCAGAATTTACAATTATTCTGTTTACTTGTTAAAAAATAAAATGGATGCTGAAGATGTTACTCAAGAAGTTCTGATTAGAATTTGGAAAAATTTGGGGAACTTTAATATTCTTTCTGCAAAAACTTGGATTATGAAAACGACACACAATTTATGTTTAGATTATTTGAGAAAACGAAAATCAGATTTTTCTAAAAACCCTTATTCTATTGATGATGTAAGTGAATTTATTGAAAATAAAGATTCTGAAAATCCGGTTTTGAAATTTGAAAATGATTTACAAAACGAAAATATAAAATTGCAGATTCAAGAACTTCCGGAAAATTTAAAAAGTGTTTTTGTTCTATACGAATTGCAAAATATGAAATACAAGGAAATTAGTAAGTCGCTTGATATTCCAATAAATTCCGTAAAAGTATATTTATTAAGAGCGCGAAAACAATTACAAGAAAAACTCAGCAAATTTAAATTGCAAGAGGTGGCTTAA